The following coding sequences are from one Dama dama isolate Ldn47 chromosome 8, ASM3311817v1, whole genome shotgun sequence window:
- the FZD5 gene encoding frizzled-5 — MARPDPSAPPSLLLLLLAQLAGRAAAASKAPACQEITVPMCRGIGYNLTHMPNQFNHDTQDEAGLEVHQFWPLVEIHCSPDLRFFLCSMYTPICLPDYHKPLPPCRSVCERAKAGCSPLMRQYGFAWPERMSCDRLPVLGRDAEVLCMDYNRSEATTAPPRPFPVKPTLSGLPGSPASGSDCAAGGPSVCKCREPFVPILKESHPLYNKVRTGQVPNCAVPCYQPSFSPDERTFATFWIGLWSVLCFISTSTTVATFLIDMERFRYPERPIIFLSACYLCVSLGFLVRLVVGHASVACSREHSHIHYETTGPALCTVVFLLVYFFGMASSIWWVILSLTWFLAAGMKWGNEAIAGYAQYFHLAAWLIPSVKSITALALSSVDGDPVAGICYVGNQNLNSLRGFVLGPLVLYLLVGTLFLLAGFVSLFRIRSVIKQGGTKTDKLEKLMIRIGIFTLLYTVPASIVVACYLYEQHYRESWEAALTCACPGPDSGQPRAKPEYWVLMLKYFMCLVVGITSGVWIWSGKTVESWRRFTSRCCCRPRRGHKSGGATAAGDYAEASAALTGRTGPPGPAAAYHKQVSLSHV; from the coding sequence atGGCTCGGCCTGACCCGTCCGCGCCGCcttcgctgctgctgctgctcctggcgCAGCTGGCGGGCCGGGCGGCCGCCGCCTCCAAGGCCCCGGCGTGCCAGGAGATCACAGTGCCCATGTGCCGCGGCATCGGCTACAACCTGACGCACATGCCCAACCAGTTCAACCACGACACGCAGGACGAGGCGGGCCTGGAGGTGCACCAGTTTTGGCCGCTGGTGGAGATCCACTGCTCCCCGGACCTGCGTTTTTTCCTGTGCTCCATGTACACGCCCATCTGCCTGCCGGACTACCACAAGCCGCTGCCGCCCTGCCGTTCGGTGTGCGAGCGCGCCAAGGCCGGCTGCTCGCCGCTCATGCGCCAGTACGGCTTTGCCTGGCCGGAACGCATGAGCTGCGACCGCCTCCCGGTGCTGGGTCGCGACGCCGAGGTCCTGTGCATGGATTACAACCGCAGCGAGGCCACCACGGCGCCCCCCAGGCCCTTCCCGGTCAAGCCCACCCTCTCCGGCCTGCCGGGGTCGCCGGCCTCGGGGAGCGACTGCGCCGCCGGGGGCCCGTCGGTGTGCAAGTGCCGCGAGCCCTTCGTGCCCATTCTGAAGGAGTCACACCCTCTTTACAACAAGGTGCGGACGGGCCAGGTACCCAACTGCGCGGTGCCCTGCTACCAGCCGTCCTTCAGCCCCGACGAGCGCACGTTCGCCACCTTCTGGATCGGCCTGTggtctgtgctgtgcttcatctCCACCTCCACCACAGTGGCCACCTTCCTCATAGACATGGAACGCTTCCGCTACCCGGAGCGCCCCATCATTTTCCTGTCAGCCTGCTACCTTTGCGTGTCGCTGGGCTTCCTGGTGCGCCTGGTGGTGGGCCATGCCAGCGTCGCCTGCAGCCGCGAGCACAGCCACATCCACTACGAGACAACGGGGCCTGCGCTCTGCACTGTCGTCTTCCTGCTGGTCTACTTCTTCGGCATGGCCAGCTCCATCTGGTGGGTCATCCTGTCGCTCACCTGGTTCTTGGCGGCCGGCATGAAGTGGGGCAACGAGGCCATCGCGGGCTACGCGCAGTACTTCCACCTGGCCGCGTGGCTCATCCCCAGCGTCAAGTCCATCACCGCGCTGGCCCTGAGCTCCGTGGACGGGGACCCGGTGGCCGGCATCTGCTACGTGGGGAACCAGAACCTGAACTCGCTGCGCGGCTTCGTGCTGGGCCCGCTGGTGCTCTACCTGCTGGTGGGGACGCTCTTCCTCCTGGCGGGCTTCGTGTCGCTCTTCCGCATCCGCAGCGTCATCAAGCAGGGCGGCACCAAGACGGACAAGCTGGAGAAGCTCATGATCCGCATTGGGATCTTCACGCTGCTCTACACGGTGCCCGCCAGCATCGTGGTGGCCTGCTACCTGTACGAACAGCACTATCGCGAGAGCTGGGAGGCCGCGCTCACGTGCGCGTGCCCGGGCCCGGACTCCGGCCAGCCGCGCGCCAAGCCCGAGTACTGGGTGCTCATGCTCAAGTATTTTATGTGCCTCGTGGTGGGCATCACGTCGGGCGTCTGGATTTGGTCCGGCAAGACTGTGGAGTCGTGGCGACGCTTCACCAGCCGCTGCTGCTGCCGTCCGCGGCGGGGCCACAAGAGTGGCGGCGCCACGGCCGCGGGGGACTACGCCGAGGCAAGCGCCGCGCTCACGGGCAGGACCGGgccccccggccccgccgccgcctACCACAAGCAGGTGTCCCTGTCGCACGTGTAG